The Planctomycetota bacterium DNA window ACCGCCATGACCCCCACGCCGCTGGGCGAGGGCAAGACCGTCAACACGATCGGCCTGGCGCTGGGGCTCAACCGCCTGGGACGCAAGGCGGTCTGCACCCTGCGGCAGCCGTCCCTGGGCCCGTTCTTCGGCGTCAAGGGCGGCGCCGCCGGCGGCGGGCGCTCGCAGGTCCTTCCGATGGACGACATCAACCTGCGCTTCACCGGCGACATCGACGCCGTCGCGGCGGCCCACAATCTCCTGGCCGCGCTCGTGGACAACCATCTGCACCACGGCAACCGTCTGGGCCTGGATCCGGCCTCGATCTCCTGGACGCGCTGCGTGGACATGAACGACCGGGCGCTGCGGCGCGTGCGCGTCTCGGTGGGCGAGCCCGAGGAGCGCGAGACGGAATTCGAGATCGCCGTCGCCAGCGAGGTCATGGCCATCCTGGCCCTGGCCGGGTCGTACCGGGACCTGCGCGAGCGGCTGGGGCGGATCCTCGTGGGCCGGACGCGCGACGGGCGTCCGGTCACCGCCGAGGATCTCAAGGCCGCCGGCGCCATGGCGGTCCTCGTCCGGGACGCCTTCAAGCCCAATCTCGTCCAGACGATCGAGAACACGCCCGCCTTCATTCACGCGGGCCCGTTCGGCAACATCGCCCACGGAAACAGCTCCGTCGTCGC harbors:
- a CDS encoding formate--tetrahydrofolate ligase; amino-acid sequence: MALETDVRLARQARLRYIIEISRELGLPPEAVELYGPYKAKIRLDVLPSLPPPRARYVVVTAMTPTPLGEGKTVNTIGLALGLNRLGRKAVCTLRQPSLGPFFGVKGGAAGGGRSQVLPMDDINLRFTGDIDAVAAAHNLLAALVDNHLHHGNRLGLDPASISWTRCVDMNDRALRRVRVSVGEPEERETEFEIAVASEVMAILALAGSYRDLRERLGRILVGRTRDGRPVTAEDLKAAGAMAVLVRDAFKPNLVQTIENTPAFIHAGPFGNIAHGNSSVVADLIAVRCADYVVTESGFGADLGFEKFIDIKCPAAGLAPHAAVVVATVRACKLHGGEHRVRPGRPLPDSLLRENVEEVEKGAANLAHMISLVRRAGVPAVVGINRFPEDTDREIEAVRRAARAAGAEAAEVVEAYARGGEGARALAAA